GCCACCActctggcccacgcgccgccacacgcgcggggcagatcgggtgtccaaagcgattcgggtgtgccgaaaaatcgtggaaccaagactccaaactcctaccctaggtaaaacaccccatttggagtcacttttgttcttgggccacccccaaaaagtgaccggaaacagtagtttcgaagggccaaagtttcggccaaacttcaagtcgaaaatcgagtgatctagagataaaatcgatcaaagccCAGCTTACCATCAGttagaacatgaaaaataggtgaagatccatacctcactcgaaagatttggtgaagaaatgagggagatatTTCTTGAAAAGATTCGGTAAAACGGCAACAACAATGAAAATTCGATTATGAACTCGGCGGCAAGGCTGGGTTGGGTTGAGGTTTAAATGGGCTTTCAAAAATGTCGAACGGCGTGATTGCGGGGATGGGGCCGTCTTGGAATCGAATGCGATAAATGTGTGGTGGCAATGACCTAGGATGGCTGGAAGGGGAGGAGGTCGCGGGCTGGGTGCAAtcgggagagaggagagagaaatgacgggggagagagagaaacagggataaaaatctgatttttgtccaaattaccattttgcccttcgcgatgttttgatcgtaatttcttcgttaaaactccgattcaggtctactccgtgtctacggactagTTTTGCCGTGCTCTACGAaacggcgcaagcggaattcccgAATTCATtttcgatcaaaaagtcaaattttcccccttaaaaaaaatgcgagggcaaaaacgtctttttgctaaaagatatttctttaccttttagatattttctttcttttctagatattttgttttgggttcttacaatctgTGTGGGGTCTTTGTGTGGCTTTGCTCCAAAAATGGAACCTATCACTTCCAAAGAATATggcttctctccttccccttccactgcTTCGCCACTTCACTATTTCAAAATCCACTCCTCTGCCCTTTCCACTCAAACTAAATACTTTTTTAGGGTCTGACCGTTGCCTTCAGCCGTCCGTTTCTCAGAGCTTGACCGTTGCCTTCAGCCGTCCGTTTCTCAGAGCTTAGTGGTTTCTCAGAGCTATGGGTTTTAGAGCGATGAGTTTTTGCCGTTCAAACTTCGAACTtgcctcttcttttctttttttttctttttttttttcggaccTGCTGGATATTAAAATCGGGTTTGAGTTCCTCACCTACCTGATTGTACAACTTTATCTCAATTCTCCCTAGCCCTTGGATTGATCTAATGACTATAAAGtgaaccccttataacttacccCTTATATCTTAACCCTCATTATAGTCTTAGCGATATCTTTGAAATATTCTTTTAACCCTTTGGACAATTTTTTGTCCATTTACCAAAACTGGTTACAAACAAACTCATACATCGAAATTCCAATTGCAAATACAGGCTTTCAAATTGCTTCTGGGCCGCACCTGAGAGTAACCACGTAGAGCGTCTATAAACCAAAGCATCATCGCCCAAATGTTTCTTCGCCCTTTGTCCCAAAGAAACAAATGCCCTCGACTGTTTTTTAGTTTGAAAttcaaccctttttttttgggttttcttatTGCCTGGGATTGGAGTAATTTCTTTGCTTTGATTTGTAGCGATGAAGACTGAAGAGGTTTTTCTGGCAGAAGATTTCCTACCACCACGGATAGCAGCAGTGAGCCAGTGACCGTCAGCTGTGAAAATGGTAAGAAAACTTACCCTAGCCGCAATGGTTTTATCCTATACCAGGCAATTTTATTTGGATGGTTCAAATCTTTTTAGAATGCCGAGAACTGCATATTTTCTGAAGGCAGAGAATCAGCTTGGGCTTTAAGTTTTCATGTAGAAATTGTTCATCATCAACCTCTAGCATGATTCAACTCTGCAATTTGAAGACCTTCAGATTGGTTCACTCAATATTTTCTTGTACATTTGCTTCCAAAACAAACAGAGTGTTGGTTGGAGATCCAAAACCCTCACTTCAGAGTCAGTTGCTCTGCAGACACATCACATCAGAAATCTCAGAAAACCAACACAATTTCACAGTCACTTACCTCATAAACACTTGCGGGTTGTCCCCAGAAGGAGCGATTTCAGCTTCTAAGTGGGTCGAGTTGAAGTCACCAGAAAGAGCAGACTCCGTTTTAGAGCTTCTGAGAAACTATGGAGCATCTCAAACCCAGATATCAAAGCTTATTAGGTCACATCCAAAACTTCTTTCAGCTGATCCTGAGAAAACCCTTTTGCCAAAGCTTGAGTTTTTCAGCTCTCTTGAAATTTCAAAGGTGGACCTTATAAAAACTCTGGCTTTTAATCCACAGCTTTTGGCAGCCAGCTTGAGAAATCGGATTTTGCCCACTTATAACTTCCTCAGGAGTATGCTCTCTGAGAAAAATGTTGTTGCTCTTTTCAAACGCAACTCGTGGATTTTCTTGGAAGGTCACTGCAAGCATGTGGTGCCAAATATTGGGcttttgagagaattgggcaTGCCTCAACcatgcatttcttttttgctaACTCATGGTACTCGCGTTTTGATGGTAAATCCTGAAAACTTTGGTCAACTTGTGAGTGAGGTTAAGGAAATGGGATTTAATCTGGAAAAATCAACTTCAGTGAATGCCCTGTGTGCATTGTGCGGCAAGAATAAGTTGGTATGGAGTAGAAGTCGCGAAGTTCTTAAGACATGGGGTTGGTCTGAGGATGATTTTCTCTCCGCTTTCAGGAAGAACCCGCAGTGTATGATTGTCTCGGAGAAGAAACTTATGCAAGCAATGGATCTTTTAGTGAACAAGATGGGATGGTCGTCAGGAATGATTGCCAAATATCCTGTGGTCCTCAGTCTCAGTTTGGAGAGGAGACTTATCCCGAGGTGCTCTGTGGTTAAAGTTCTGTTGTTGAAAGGTTTCATAAATGAGAACTTGAATCTGGGTTCTCTGCTGAAACGAACAGAGAAGCAGTTCTTGGAGATTTTTGTGAACAGATATCTTGGCGAAGTACCTGAATTGTTAAGTGTGTATCAAGGGAAGGTAGATATCCAGTCTGTCTGATATGTTGAAACGGGTGAGGATGTAATTATTTTAGCCACCTGATGCTGCATCACTCATATGCATTAGATTGCATTTGGCACAATACTATAATGCTGTCCTCTACCCTAGAAATTGTCTTTAAAGTAAGGTTTAAATTGTATCCCACATCTTACTAAAATTTTGCAGGAAGTAAATTCagttttttattcttctacTCGGCAGCCTACCTGTTTTTAATTAGATTTATATATGCTTTCTTATTAGAACAAATGCCTGCCGTAGAGTCGCTAGAATTTCTTCTGTTTATGGTTCCCGACTTCGGTTACCCTTGAAAGTTTATTTTGTAGAATGTGCGCATATAATGCTTCTATTAGGGTACAATGTATTGTATTTTGGTTGAGGAGTGGAAGAAGCTAATTTCTGTCCATTTTTCAAAAGATAAGAATGACTCTCAATCCTTTATCCCCTGCTCTTTGAGTAATTGTCCTCTGTGATGCTGCTAGCGTACTTAAGCAGCCATGGTTGGTTTATAGGAACTACTTAGTGTCAATGATTGATTAGATTCATATGTAATCATGTCAACATGGCATCGAAGGACTCGATAAGCATCATTTTCTCATTGTCTTCTCTTGTGTTAGCCTTTTTACCGAGACCTTAACGATTAGGAACGCGATATCTGcaatgcttgatgaattggGAATTCAGGGGACATAAAACTCGGCTCTGATGGAGTTGCAAAGTAGGGTGGTTTGGCAATTGTTATCTAGAGGATGAATCTATCCCGCACTGATGGATGTGCAAAGATGTGTGGATCTCAAGAGGGAGGTCAAGGAACATTTCACTGTTTTTTTGGAATAAATTTATGTTCAATGAACTTCTCTTCATTcgccaaaatataaaaagaggCCTTGTTTATTCTTTACTTGGTTTACAGTTTTCAAGGATTGATTCTTAGTTCATTGCCCCCCAAGCCATGAGAAAATAAATGCCTGGAAATGAATTTTCTgaattgattgaattaattcagaaaaatgaagaacgAGAGCAAAAAGGGGATTAAGGCAGTCCTTGAGAGGGTGGGAAATtggaaaagaaggaagaaaaaggcaAGACAAAAAGCTCAAAGGGATGATCAAGTGAAGCTTCGGGTTCAATTATTACATCTAAAAGTTGGTCTGAAGCTATGGTTGCTATTGGGAAGACTTTGAATCGGTTCTTCTCCCCAAAGCTTTTGCCGTGATTGGGTTGCGAAATGATTGTTGATCCATCATCCAAACCACAAGGCGGCGCTAAAAAGAAGTCGTTTGAGATTTACGATGCATCAGCTGATGAACTTCCTTGGGGAAGTGCAATTTTTGCAACTTGCTTCGTCCTCTGTCTTGCATTAATTTCATTCACTCTAATCTTGCATTATTGTTTCAATCTAATGGCCAGGATCGTCTCAGACTAAATCATTACCCCATGGAAAATTCTACAATGGGCGTGGTGTATCCATGCGCCCAAAATATCAGCCGTTGGATGAGTAAGTGGAGATGAGGGTCAAATCCACACCATTGAATGCTGGTAACCTGCTAAAAGGGTTGGTGTAGgtaaaagtgaataaaataataagtgaacagaaaaaaaaaaaaaataaaaccagaaAAGAACTACAGGACGAcagaaaggaagaaggaacAGATGATCGTGAACTGCTACAGGACGAcagaaaggaagaaggaacAGAAGATCGTGAACTGCTGCTGAGGCAATCCCACCAACGGCACTTTCTCTttcatctctccctctcttcccCTACATGTGAATCACTTGATTCTGGAGATGAAATTGAGAAGATGTTAACTCTGGGTGGCTGGGCATTCTGCGTGGTTCACAAAAAACCAGTGGAAACGAGTTGCTGTTGCTGAAACGTATTGAAGTGGCCATTGCAAAGGTAAAATTAATAGCCTTATAGTAGTTCATCCTTGTCCACACTTTAGTTCCCAAAGACCAGCAATATAACATTTTGCTATATTGATCCGCTCAAAGAAAACCAGCTATTTGTATGGGTAATTTTCCCTCTATGAAATCAAGTAATTATgttattaaaagaaaaccagaaaaactAAGCAGAAATTAATGCAGCCCAGGAAGCAACTAAGCAGAAGTAAATGGGTTTTTGATTTgctgaaaagaaaaccattgTAATTTGAGTTATTTCACAGACAAGAAACACAATATGATCAATGTCaatatctttctcttctttaatGTTGGGCATATTGTTAATGTTGAAAAGTTTGTGAGTCATTTGGAAAACATTAGATAGAATTTCTTAattgtattgcaaatgccatgATATTTGTAGCATTGCATTTTGGTAATGGAAATGTAAGAGGTACTTCATTATGTCATTTTGAATGCAATTACCAATTAGGTAGTCCTATTTTGCAATTATTGTATCCATATTGCCATGTTATTGATAGCCTCTAACATTCTGAGAACATATGTGTTTTgtcaatgcaattgacaaacagttaCTTCTAATTGCATTATAGtcttgcaattgacaaacagttaCTTCTAATTGCATTATAGtcttgcaattgacaaacataACAGACTATTTGCATTATAGTCGTGCAATTGCCATTATATGTGCACAATTATGAAATGTAGAATCTCTCAGTAAGGACTTCCTTCATGATGGAattgtatgtttatatttctacTAAATGCAATTGATGTGTATCCATTTATTTGCATATTAATTATGCCATGAAAGACATGTTGCCTGAAAGGACCCGCCTCGAATTTTCTCAAAACCCGAGACGAACCCTTTGGgattcctgacatcaccccgatgccaggcccacttactaaagaccgagactttctgccgaaattttggcagaatctcccctataaattggacatttcccaaaatttcaacctgcataaaaacacaatttatatcaCCAAccggcagcatgcacaatataatttcatgcaaatcacacaaatggccttcggccttccaataattcttAACTAACTACCCAGCAATTCAAATACCCATTtatgactaacatttagtctgcggctgcacctaatgaccttaggctgcctacgtaccctccttgagggatcaagccacacgtagttctcccatacaacccaattccacacttaggcgatacctcatttcatttctctgtatttcacataatctccccatacgccggtacaaccaacgccacgtatggggtctgtcaacacgccggataacctacgccacgtgcgaccataccatactatcctaatatctccccatacgccggtacaaccaacgccacgtatggggtctgtctcaacgccggataacctacgccacgtgagacctacacatcatatcacataactccccatacgccggtacaaccaacgccacgtatggggcctgtcccaacgccggataacctacgccacacgggacctcaacatcatatcacaaatctccccatacgccggtacaaccaacgccacgtatggggcctgtcgacacgccggataacctacgccacgtgcgacctcaacacaatattacaatatctccccatacgccggtacaaccaacgccacgtatggggcctgtctcaacgccggataacctacgccacgtgagacctgactttcacttggtggtgcttGTAGTGAAACCAAGATCCAGGGAGGTACCTAAGGTAGTTAGTATAGCACTCCAACtaacattctagactcttttgtacccttgtacaaacatatatatcattatattttaatactaatattgcgtaaaccccaataatagtctagcaccagataatccccctgggaaggtgagattactccgggagactcacggtcaaccaagggtcaaactaccctaaccctggtcaaccgggcccacggggaccacgacctccaaactccgatccgaaagttcctatgggttctataaggtataggacacttgtcctgcaagtttgattcagatcggacggtcggatcgctcatgatcgcacgatctaacggttaatataaaatacaaactttaagttattgaatcggaacatccggggttcCGATTCACAATCTGCGAAATCCTATACGATCCTAGGAATACCTAgtacaacatattttaattcggGAAGGATCTAACGGtcggaacctatcgaacccggataacgcacaatatgcgaaaatccgttcgatagtcaaacgacatccgaattgagatcctcaaaatcctatgcgctcgtgacaacctaaggatctcatcgggttaATTTGCAGCCTCACCGGCCTCGttcacgcgccgccacacgcgccgacagcgcgtgggtgtgtagagaaATTCTGGgaacggaaaaactccacacccgagctcacccttTCGGCTACAGATTCTACTCGACGAGTGTAACACTTTATTCAACTACACCAAGGTCCAATTCGGACGgcaagtggccggaatcgacGTCGGAAACTCACGGTTTAACCCGGAACTTCACGGCCTCGATCCGACGACCACCGTCGACATCGTCATCGCACAACCTAGGAAACAGCTAGAAGGGAAGGAGAGCTACCTGTTCCAAGCGACGGCGCAGCTCGAGATGGCCGGAAACGTCGCCGGCGACGTCGGCAGTTTCAGCTGGTTTTCACGTCGTCGCCACCGCCGTTTGCCGGGTTTTCGATCGGAAAAAAGGGGTGGGCTGggtagaggaggaagagatgaAGCTTTTGCAAGAAACGGCGCCTCAAACGGAGGTCGGACGGCGAAGTTCTCGCCGTCTGAAATCTGGCGAAAAATCAAAACGGGGAGGGGGGGTTTCAgccgcgggagagagagagagagagagagagagagagagagagagagagaaaagtcaGATATTTTAACCCAAATTTCGAAATAATTACGGTTTTGCCACTGGAagtgttttgatcgtaacttcttcgttacaactccgattcaagcctaccgcctgtctacgaattcgtctcagtaccacctacccaaaaataccagtcactGCCCCAAACACTTTTCGGgcaagaaaatgaccaatttacccctaccctaagggtaaattcgtaaattcacttatttaatttaaaataggaattaaattcggagtcggggtgttacaatctaccctccttataaaaatttcgtccccGAAATTTCCGACCTGTCACTCGAAGGGTTATGAGTATTGGGCCCGCATTTACCATTCGGGACCCCCGGCTCTTCCTTGGAAGGCTAGACGCCTCCATTGGTGATTTGATTCTCTTTTAGTTGTCCTACTAAAAGAGGATCCACGTTCTTTGACTTGttgatattttccttctttcttcataATCGATAGGCAGCATTGCCAACACGATATTCTGAAAGGAAGGTCAGAAAGGATCATTTTTACCGAATTGTAATCATCATCGATCTCTCTCGACCATGATCCATTTCTGATTCCGATGAAAGATCTCTACTCAGACGTGCTCACAAGAGAGGAGACCCCCAAGTACTCTCCATCTCCATAGGTAGGATTATTCAATCCATGTGGGTCTTCTCCTTGGATTTGACCACAGTATTCCCACCACACACGAGCCTCTTTCTCATAATCTCTTCCACACTTGTGATTTCGATTATACTAACGCCACCTCTCTGACCTTGGATCCCTTGATCCAATGCCGGGGAGTTGTTCGTTCTAAAGAAAGGTTGTGCTCTCAGAATCTCCGACTCCGTGTGCTAGGCACATAGTCGAAAATTAGCAACATGTTCAGGCAATGGAGGATCCCTAGAAGCGGGTTGATCAACACTCTATCCTCCCGCCGATGCGGACTCAACGTCGCAAAGGTGCCATTCCGAGATGGAACCCATTTTGATCCCCACAATTTAAGGATGCACATAAGGTGCAGGGTCCATAGGAAATTGAACctagagctctgataccaactgaaaggacccgccccgaattttcccaaaacccgagacgaaccctttggaattcctgacatcaccccgatgccgggcccacttactaaagaccaagactttctgccgaaatttcggcagagtctcccctataaattggacatttcccaaaatttcaacctgcataaaaacgcATTTAATAatcccaactggcagcatgcacaatataatttcatgcaaatcacacaaatggccttcggccttccaataattcttAACTAACTACCCAGCAATTCAAATACCCATTtatgactaacatttagtctgcggctgcacctaataaccttaggctgcctacgtaccctccttgagggatcaagccacacgtagttctcccatacaacccaattccacactcaggcgatacctcatttcatttctctgtatttcacataatctccccatacgccggtacaaccaacgccacgtatggggtctgtcaacacgccggataacctacgccacgtgcgaccataccatactatcataatatctccccatacgccggtacaaccaacgccacgtatggggtctgtctcaacgccggataacctacgccacgcgagacctgcacgtcatatcacataactccccatacgccggtacaaccaacgccacgtatggggcttgtcccaacgccggataacctacgccacgcgggacctcaacatcatatcacaaatctccccatacgccggtacaaccaacgccacgtatggggtctgtctcaacgccggataacctacgccacgtgagacctacacATCATA
This genomic window from Prunus dulcis unplaced genomic scaffold, ALMONDv2, whole genome shotgun sequence contains:
- the LOC117613360 gene encoding transcription termination factor MTERF15, mitochondrial-like, yielding MIQLCNLKTFRLVHSIFSCTFASKTNRVLVGDPKPSLQSQLLCRHITSEISENQHNFTVTYLINTCGLSPEGAISASKWVELKSPERADSVLELLRNYGASQTQISKLIRSHPKLLSADPEKTLLPKLEFFSSLEISKVDLIKTLAFNPQLLAASLRNRILPTYNFLRSMLSEKNVVALFKRNSWIFLEGHCKHVVPNIGLLRELGMPQPCISFLLTHGTRVLMVNPENFGQLVSEVKEMGFNLEKSTSVNALCALCGKNKLVWSRSREVLKTWGWSEDDFLSAFRKNPQCMIVSEKKLMQAMDLLVNKMGWSSGMIAKYPVVLSLSLERRLIPRCSVVKVLLLKGFINENLNLGSLLKRTEKQFLEIFVNRYLGEVPELLSVYQGKVDIQSV